A genomic region of Dunckerocampus dactyliophorus isolate RoL2022-P2 chromosome 8, RoL_Ddac_1.1, whole genome shotgun sequence contains the following coding sequences:
- the matn4 gene encoding matrilin-4 isoform X3, with product MKMSRLGGALAFVLLNMATLALARPKAGLEPKCKSGPVDLVFLIDSSRSVRPHEFETMRKFMINILDTLDIGPNATRVGVVQYSSQVRSEFSLNTHSTLANMVDAINGIVPLAQGTMTGLAIRYVMNHAFSMQEGDRPKVTNVAVIVTDGRPQDRVAEVAAEAREKGIEIYAVGVARADMASLRAMASPPFEDHVFLVESFDLIHQFGLQFQDKLCGLDLCVESEHGCEHICESSPGSYHCLCLPGHTLNHDGKTCTAIDLCAEGKHNCEQICVSSPGVFTCDCNEGFTLNDDKKTCTSRSHWCTNTHTHTHTHTFTSHQSIVSSCCYCQCVCIIHNEFIVNTWVATVMNYCSFGNHTCDHECVSVLKGFQCRCNDGYKLLDDGRSCRGRDLCAEGKHDCEQICVSSPGVFTCDCNEGFTLNQDKKTCTPIDLCVEGKHDCEQICVSAPGVFTCDCNKGFTLNKDKKTCTHLDLCNTLDHGCEHRCVSTPGSYYCMCPEGQLLQEDGKSCGTCKTANIDLVLLIDGSKSVRPQNFELVKKFVNQVVDTLDVSAHGTRVGLVQYSSRVRTEFPLNMYHTADEIKAAVMKIEYMEKGTMTGLALKHMLENSFSEVEGARPSARNIPRIGLVFTDGRSQDDITEYAKKAKEAGITMYAVGVGKAVEDELREIASEPVEKHFYYTTDFSAISTIAENLKLNVCPEESQGEIEVKDPCACESLVEFQQATMSSLEQLTQKHILFSLLSFLSSLLPMKTHSTSVILQ from the exons ATGAAGATGTCACGTCTGGGAGGAGCGCTCGCCTTCGTGCTGCTCAACATGGCCACCCTCGCTCTCGCCAGGCCCAAAGCAG GTCTGGAGCCGAAGTGCAAGTCCGGCCCGGTGGACCTGGTCTTCCTCATCGACAGTTCCCGCAGCGTCCGCCCGCATGAGTTTGAGACCATGAGGAAGTTTATGATTAACATCCTGGACACTCTGGACATCGGCCCAAACGCCACCAGAGTGGGAGTGGTCCAGTACTCCAGTCAG GTCCGCAGTGAGTTCTCCTTGAACACGCACAGCACGCTGGCCAACATGGTGGACGCCATCAATGGCATCGTCCCGCTCGCCCAGGGCACCATGACAGGCCTCGCCATCCGTTATGTCATGAACCACGCCTTCAGCATGCAGGAGGGCGACAGACCGAAG GTCACCAACGTGGCAGTCATTGTGACGGATGGCCGTCCCCAGGACCGCGTGGCCGAGGTGGCGGCGGAGGCCAGAGAGAAAGGCATCGAGATCTATGCTGTGGGCGTCGCCAGAGCCGACATGGCCTCTCTGCGGGCGATGGCGTCACCGCCCTTCGAGGACCACGTCTTCCTGGTGGAGTCCTTTGACCTCATCCATCAGTTTGGACTCCAGTTCCAGGATAAACTGTGTG GTCTGGATCTCTGCGTGGAGTCGGAACACGGCTGCGAGCACATCTGTGAAAGCTCTCCTGGTTCCTATCACTGCCTCTGCCTGCCTGGACACACACTCAATCATGATGGAAAGACGTGCACAG CTATTGACCTGTGTGCTGAGGGCAAACACAACTGTGAGCAGATCTGCGTCAGCTCACCCGGCGTCTTCACATGCGACTGTAACGAAGGCTTTACACTCAACGACGACAAGAAAACGTGCACAAGTAGGTCTCACtggtgcacaaacacacacacacacacacacacacacactttcacttCTCACCAAAGTATTGTCAGTTCGTGTTGTTATTGTCAGTGCGTATGTATCATTCACAATGAGTTTATTGTTAACACTTGGGTGGCCACAGTGATGAACTACTGCTCGTTTGGGAATCACACGTGTGATCacgagtgtgtgagtgtgctcaAAGGCTTCCAGTGTCGCTGCAATGATGGCTACAAGTTGctggacgacggcaggagctgCCGgg gCAGGGACCTGTGCGCTGAGGGCAAACATGACTGTGAGCAGATCTGCGTCAGCTCGCCCGGCGTCTTCACGTGCGACTGTAACGAAGGCTTCACGCTCAACCAGGACAAGAAGACGTGCACGC ccATTGACCTGTGCGTTGAGGGCAAACACGACTGTGAGCAGATCTGCGTGAGCGCGCCCGGTGTCTTCACGTGTGACTGTAACAAAGGCTTCACGCTCAACAAGGACAAGAAGACATGCACAC acCTGGACCTGTGCAACACGCTGGACCACGGATGCGAGCACCGGTGTGTCAGCACTCCAGGGTCGTACTACTGCATGTGTCCTGAGGGTCAGCTTCTGCAGGAGGACGGGAAGAGCTGTGGCA CCTGTAAGACAGCCAACATCGACCTGGTTCTTCTGATCGATGGATCCAAGAGTGTTCGCCCTCAGAACTTTGAGCTTGTGAAGAAGTTTGTCAACCAG GTCGTGGACACTCTGGACGTGTCCGCTCATGGTACCAGGGTGGGTTTGGTCCAGTATTCCAGTCGCGTCAGGACCGAGTTCCCCCTCAACATGTACCATACAGCTGATGAGATCAAGGCTGCCGTCATGAAG ATCGAATACATGGAGAAAGGGACCATGACGGGCCTGGCGCTGAAACACATGCTGGAGAACAGCTTCTCTGAGGTGGAGGGTGCTCGTCCTTCTGCCCGCAACATTCCTCGAATCGGACTAGTCTTCACGGATGGACGCTCCCAGGATGACATCACAGAATACGCCAAGAAGGCCAAAGAAGCCG GAATCACCATGTATGCTGTGGGCGTGGGCAAAGCCGTGGAGGACGAGCTTCGGGAAATCGCCTCAGAACCCGTGGAGAAACATTTCTACTACACCACCGACTTCAGCGCCATCAGCACCATCGCAGAGAACCTCAAACTCAACGTGTGTCCAG AGGAGAGTCAGGGCGAGATTGAGGTGAAGGACCCGTGTGCCTGCGAGAGTCTGGTGGAGTTTCAGCAGGCCACCATGAGCAGCCTGGAGCAGCTCACGCAAAAACATATCCTTTTCTCACTCCTTTCTTTCTTGTCTTCTTTGCTTCCCATGAAAACACACAGCACATCTGTTATTCTCCAGTAG